A region of Candidatus Diapherotrites archaeon DNA encodes the following proteins:
- the rpsM gene encoding 30S ribosomal protein S13, translated as MDTKTPVNPVHKKDDAHPAAGAKAAPVQQNQEETRLIVRINNKDLDGSLPVRRAIMDLKGIGQRSAKAIAGAFERQTGVSANRELGRMSEAQDRKLEEIILAPGKFGLPEFMLNRRKDYETGQSSHLVMSELDFARRKDMQRLNEIRSYRGLRLSWGLPVRGQRTKSTHRGKGATVGVFKKDAKSSQAKAPAAAAAKPAAGKEAAPKKK; from the coding sequence ATGGACACGAAAACACCCGTAAACCCGGTTCACAAAAAGGACGATGCGCATCCGGCGGCAGGCGCAAAAGCCGCGCCGGTGCAGCAGAACCAGGAAGAGACAAGGCTGATTGTCAGGATAAACAACAAGGACCTTGATGGTTCGCTGCCAGTCAGAAGGGCGATAATGGATTTGAAGGGCATTGGGCAGAGAAGCGCGAAAGCCATTGCGGGCGCGTTTGAACGCCAGACAGGGGTTTCCGCAAATAGGGAACTCGGCAGGATGAGCGAGGCACAGGACAGGAAACTTGAGGAAATAATCCTCGCACCGGGAAAATTCGGCCTGCCCGAATTCATGCTCAACAGGCGCAAGGACTACGAGACGGGACAAAGCTCGCATTTGGTCATGTCGGAACTTGACTTTGCGCGAAGGAAGGACATGCAAAGGCTCAATGAAATCAGGTCGTACCGCGGATTGAGGCTCAGCTGGGGCCTGCCGGTGAGGGGCCAGAGGACAAAGTCAACGCACCGCGGAAAGGGCGCGACAGTGGGAGTTTTCAAGAAGGACGCAAAAAGCAGCCAGGCAAAAGCTCCGGCCGCAGCGGCTGCAAAGCCGGCGGCAGGCAAGGAAGCGGCGCCGAAGAAAAAGTAA
- the secY gene encoding preprotein translocase subunit SecY → MGIVEALEPVYRLLPEVKNPEASPPLKQKIMWSAGALLLFFIMGAVVVVGIDQAANAGQLESLQVILASNIGTLITAGIGPIVLASIILQLLVGGKILEIDLTDPKGKAHFQGLQKLFAIVLCFFEAAVYTMSGLLKPYPGMLPFVILQVALGSLILLYLDEVVSKYGIGSGISLFIAGGVAQSFLWQVFRPPLPIDLITSLGLNPLLADGGYLFMFVKTFDFISFILPILIVFAIFLIIVFAEGMHVNIPIAMGKTGMGGRFPVKLLYVSNIPVILAVALFANIRIWALAVGNIPVIGVLLKGVFDFLAYITTVPSVGGLPLIEGLITIGLNAATSAALVQGLAYIIVLTACCVVFGMFWVNMGGQGPEAVAEQLSKSGMYIPGFRRDKRIILSILEKYIPPITIIGSIFVALLAGVGDMTVGALASGTGILLTVGIVYRLYEDLAKEQLMQTHPLLKRFFK, encoded by the coding sequence ATGGGAATAGTCGAGGCTTTGGAACCGGTGTACAGGCTGCTGCCGGAAGTCAAAAACCCTGAAGCCTCGCCGCCGCTGAAACAGAAAATAATGTGGAGCGCGGGCGCACTGCTTCTCTTTTTCATAATGGGTGCAGTGGTTGTTGTCGGCATCGACCAGGCCGCGAATGCGGGCCAGCTTGAATCACTGCAAGTAATCCTTGCAAGCAACATCGGAACTCTCATTACGGCGGGAATCGGCCCGATTGTCCTGGCGTCAATCATACTGCAACTGCTTGTCGGCGGAAAAATACTCGAAATAGACCTGACCGATCCGAAAGGCAAGGCGCACTTCCAGGGCCTGCAGAAACTTTTTGCAATAGTGCTGTGCTTTTTCGAAGCCGCGGTCTACACGATGTCCGGGCTGCTGAAACCATATCCCGGCATGCTTCCGTTTGTCATACTGCAGGTTGCGCTCGGCTCGCTCATACTGCTTTACCTGGATGAAGTGGTTTCAAAATACGGAATAGGTTCGGGCATAAGCCTTTTCATTGCGGGCGGCGTTGCACAGTCTTTCCTCTGGCAGGTTTTCAGGCCGCCATTGCCGATTGACTTGATAACAAGCCTTGGCCTCAATCCACTGCTTGCAGACGGCGGATACCTGTTCATGTTCGTCAAGACATTTGACTTCATTTCGTTCATACTGCCCATACTGATAGTCTTTGCGATTTTTTTGATAATCGTGTTCGCGGAAGGAATGCACGTCAACATTCCGATTGCAATGGGAAAAACCGGCATGGGCGGGCGCTTTCCGGTCAAACTGCTGTACGTTTCAAACATTCCAGTCATACTTGCGGTTGCATTGTTTGCAAACATCCGCATTTGGGCGCTCGCTGTCGGCAACATTCCCGTAATCGGAGTGCTGCTGAAAGGCGTGTTCGACTTTTTGGCATACATAACAACTGTTCCGAGCGTCGGCGGCCTGCCCCTGATAGAAGGCCTTATCACAATCGGCCTGAACGCCGCCACGAGCGCGGCATTGGTGCAGGGCCTGGCTTACATCATCGTGCTTACCGCATGCTGCGTTGTCTTCGGCATGTTCTGGGTCAACATGGGCGGGCAGGGGCCGGAAGCGGTCGCCGAACAGCTCTCAAAATCAGGAATGTACATTCCAGGCTTCAGGCGCGACAAGCGCATCATCCTCAGCATACTCGAAAAGTACATTCCGCCCATAACAATCATCGGCTCGATTTTTGTTGCCCTGCTTGCAGGCGTCGGCGACATGACTGTCGGAGCATTGGCATCCGGCACAGGCATACTGCTCACGGTCGGCATAGTCTACAGGCTGTACGAGGATCTGGCAAAGGAACAGCTCATGCAGACGCACCCCCTGCTGAAGAGGTTTTTCAAGTGA
- a CDS encoding 50S ribosomal protein L18e has protein sequence MKTRKDQGPKNLEAKELILALEKKGRKEKRAVWKAVAEKLKRPRRKRIHMNLWKVDAMAKKFSGKTLLVPGKVLGSGEIGVKAKVCAFDFSQKAIDKIGVKGKALSINQLLEENEKPENIVIIG, from the coding sequence ATGAAGACAAGAAAAGACCAAGGGCCGAAAAACCTGGAAGCCAAGGAGCTCATCCTAGCGCTTGAAAAGAAAGGCAGGAAGGAAAAGAGGGCCGTCTGGAAAGCGGTTGCGGAAAAGCTGAAAAGGCCGCGCAGGAAAAGAATACATATGAACCTCTGGAAGGTTGACGCAATGGCGAAAAAGTTTTCCGGCAAAACCCTGCTTGTGCCGGGCAAGGTGCTCGGCTCAGGCGAAATCGGAGTGAAGGCCAAGGTCTGCGCCTTCGATTTCAGCCAAAAGGCAATCGACAAGATTGGCGTCAAGGGCAAGGCGCTTTCAATAAACCAGCTTTTAGAGGAAAATGAAAAGCCGGAGAACATTGTAATAATCGGTTAG
- a CDS encoding DNA-directed RNA polymerase subunit N, whose translation MMIPVRCFSCGKVIADAFEEFKDRTAKGENPEQVLNSLGITRYCCRRMLISNTEMIDDLMKFNV comes from the coding sequence ATGATGATACCTGTAAGGTGTTTTTCGTGCGGCAAGGTCATAGCCGACGCATTCGAGGAGTTCAAGGACAGGACAGCGAAAGGCGAAAACCCGGAGCAGGTGCTCAACAGCCTCGGCATAACAAGGTATTGCTGCAGGCGCATGCTCATCTCCAACACGGAAATGATAGACGACCTCATGAAATTCAATGTTTAA
- a CDS encoding DUF4430 domain-containing protein, which produces MSGCTSQTTEQRQGKGTDAGQTVLFSLKVSNLDGKVLLEKSSQVAKGTNCLEAMKSLADVGVKEYSFGAMVESINGIKPAKDEFLKLFVDGKEATVGISDCKAGKDVSVEWKIAKIEGYTA; this is translated from the coding sequence GTGTCAGGCTGTACAAGTCAGACGACTGAACAAAGGCAGGGCAAAGGCACGGATGCAGGGCAAACCGTCTTGTTTTCGCTCAAGGTCAGCAACCTGGATGGCAAGGTTTTGCTGGAAAAAAGTTCACAGGTCGCAAAAGGAACCAATTGCCTTGAAGCCATGAAATCGCTTGCCGACGTGGGCGTAAAAGAATACTCTTTCGGCGCCATGGTGGAGTCGATAAATGGCATAAAACCTGCAAAAGACGAGTTTTTGAAGCTATTTGTGGACGGCAAGGAAGCCACAGTGGGAATAAGCGATTGCAAAGCCGGCAAGGACGTTTCAGTCGAATGGAAAATTGCCAAAATCGAAGGCTACACCGCCTGA
- a CDS encoding 30S ribosomal protein S2 yields the protein MAEETTTETTAGEKTLVPSEKYLKTGCHIGTKFTSGDMKRYIFKKRKDGLNVLDIATIDQRIRMAAEFLSGFEPSKIAVVSRKVYGQTPAKKFCEVVGARPFVGRFVPGTFSNPESTQFFEPKVLLCTEPDADEQAIKEAGVVKIPVVALASTNNSLRGIDMVIPVNNKGRQSLALVYWLLAKELLKKSGALKDEAKFDEKLVEFEYIVKEGEEKDEERQQGRRPFRRFGDRREFTPRRRF from the coding sequence ATGGCTGAAGAAACTACAACGGAAACCACGGCAGGCGAAAAAACGCTGGTGCCGAGCGAAAAATACCTGAAGACAGGCTGCCACATCGGCACAAAATTCACGTCAGGCGACATGAAAAGGTACATTTTCAAGAAAAGAAAGGACGGCCTGAACGTTCTGGACATTGCAACAATCGACCAGAGGATCCGCATGGCTGCAGAATTCCTTTCAGGATTCGAACCGTCGAAAATCGCGGTCGTTTCAAGAAAGGTTTACGGCCAGACGCCGGCAAAAAAATTCTGCGAAGTTGTCGGGGCAAGGCCGTTCGTGGGCAGGTTCGTGCCGGGAACATTCTCAAACCCGGAATCGACGCAGTTCTTCGAACCCAAAGTTTTGCTCTGCACCGAACCAGACGCGGACGAGCAGGCCATAAAGGAAGCCGGAGTAGTGAAAATCCCGGTGGTTGCGCTCGCATCAACCAACAATTCGCTCAGGGGCATTGACATGGTAATACCGGTAAACAACAAGGGAAGGCAGAGCCTTGCCCTCGTATACTGGCTGCTGGCAAAAGAGCTGCTCAAAAAAAGCGGCGCGCTCAAAGACGAGGCCAAGTTTGACGAAAAGCTCGTGGAATTCGAATACATTGTCAAGGAAGGCGAGGAAAAAGACGAAGAAAGGCAGCAGGGCAGAAGGCCGTTCAGGAGATTCGGCGACAGAAGGGAATTCACCCCGCGCAGAAGGTTCTGA
- a CDS encoding cation transporter — protein sequence MPETKAGLVRKAILAQYVLLAYNLAEGILSVFFGLGAGSVALLGFGLDSFIEAASTAIVLLRLKKSGKVPEKVEESHELRAFRLVGALFILLAIYVSFDSARKLLLHEQPQASPAGIAIALASIVLMGYFSKYRHGLGHEIGSRALIADSRQTQLCVFMSYALLAGIGLNVLFGWWWADPLAGIVIAALAFIEGKKALEGKTCC from the coding sequence ATGCCGGAAACAAAGGCAGGGCTTGTCAGGAAGGCAATCCTGGCACAGTATGTCCTGCTCGCGTATAACCTTGCCGAAGGGATTCTCTCGGTTTTTTTCGGGCTTGGCGCGGGAAGCGTTGCGCTTCTCGGCTTCGGCTTGGACAGTTTTATCGAGGCGGCTTCAACTGCCATAGTGCTGTTGCGCCTCAAAAAGTCCGGGAAAGTGCCGGAAAAAGTGGAGGAATCGCATGAATTGCGCGCATTCCGGCTGGTCGGAGCGCTCTTTATCCTGCTTGCAATCTACGTGTCCTTTGATTCCGCCAGAAAGCTCCTGCTGCATGAGCAGCCGCAGGCAAGTCCGGCAGGGATTGCGATTGCCCTCGCTTCAATTGTTCTCATGGGATATTTTTCAAAATACCGCCACGGTCTTGGCCATGAAATCGGCAGCCGCGCCCTCATTGCGGATTCCAGGCAGACACAGCTTTGCGTTTTCATGTCTTATGCCCTGCTTGCCGGCATTGGCTTGAACGTTCTTTTCGGCTGGTGGTGGGCTGATCCACTGGCGGGAATTGTGATTGCAGCCTTGGCCTTCATCGAAGGAAAGAAGGCGCTTGAAGGCAAAACCTGCTGTTGA
- a CDS encoding 50S ribosomal protein L14e, giving the protein MTTLEIGTVCIKTKGRESGKKAVVVSWEKDFVLVDGPQVKRAKCNPRHLFPTSQKIAIKENAPHEDIVKLLKV; this is encoded by the coding sequence ATGACAACGCTCGAAATTGGCACGGTTTGCATTAAAACCAAGGGCCGCGAATCCGGCAAAAAGGCCGTCGTGGTTTCGTGGGAGAAAGACTTTGTCCTGGTCGACGGCCCGCAGGTGAAAAGGGCGAAATGCAATCCGCGGCATCTCTTTCCGACATCCCAGAAAATAGCGATAAAGGAAAACGCGCCCCATGAGGACATAGTTAAACTTTTGAAGGTTTGA
- a CDS encoding TRAM domain-containing protein, whose translation MNGRFPRNSFPADKPVKEGQEYDVEIESVGEKGDGIAKIKGFVIIVPGAKKGDKIKVKINAIRKSVAFSEIVGKSEAKAEESESSEDEDSEKEDSEEESEEEPSEDSEESEDEEEESEESPEDEEKFE comes from the coding sequence ATGAATGGCAGATTTCCAAGAAACTCTTTTCCGGCTGACAAGCCCGTGAAGGAAGGCCAGGAATACGACGTTGAAATCGAAAGCGTCGGCGAGAAAGGGGATGGCATAGCCAAAATCAAGGGCTTTGTCATCATAGTGCCGGGCGCAAAAAAAGGCGACAAGATAAAGGTCAAAATCAACGCGATAAGGAAAAGCGTTGCATTCTCCGAAATCGTCGGCAAAAGCGAGGCAAAAGCCGAGGAAAGCGAAAGCTCCGAAGACGAGGACTCTGAAAAAGAAGACTCCGAAGAGGAAAGCGAAGAAGAACCCTCAGAGGACTCCGAAGAATCCGAAGACGAGGAAGAAGAGTCCGAGGAAAGCCCCGAAGACGAAGAAAAGTTTGAGTGA
- a CDS encoding DUF106 domain-containing protein, producing MAFINPAADIAVISALLAIGSRALQEKMGITKKQKASQKKLKEKQAKAKELMKKTDDKNAMKELEAVQKEMMEISLESMQAMNKYLLFYLPVTLAVFVFVIPPLYGKAIIDLPVPVPWFGSNWSIVFYEQTSWIGWYVLLSLIFSAAINLAFTAFEHFRGGKNAEKK from the coding sequence ATGGCATTCATTAACCCGGCGGCAGACATTGCCGTGATAAGCGCGCTGCTCGCAATCGGGTCGAGGGCGCTCCAGGAAAAAATGGGCATAACAAAAAAGCAGAAGGCAAGCCAGAAAAAGCTCAAGGAAAAGCAGGCAAAGGCAAAGGAGTTAATGAAGAAAACCGATGACAAGAACGCAATGAAGGAGCTTGAGGCGGTCCAGAAGGAAATGATGGAAATCTCGCTTGAAAGCATGCAGGCCATGAACAAGTACCTGCTTTTCTACCTTCCCGTCACATTGGCAGTTTTCGTTTTTGTCATCCCTCCGTTGTACGGCAAGGCAATAATCGATTTGCCCGTGCCCGTGCCATGGTTCGGGAGCAACTGGAGCATAGTGTTTTACGAGCAGACAAGCTGGATTGGATGGTATGTTTTGCTGTCGCTGATATTCAGCGCTGCAATAAACCTCGCGTTCACAGCATTTGAACATTTCAGGGGCGGAAAAAATGCCGAAAAGAAGTGA
- a CDS encoding 30S ribosomal protein S9: MAEEIAKEKKKRRKKVKTGVNSKSKRKMATARATITAGKGSIKVNSRGIETIESKYLQEIAMEPLSLAPELAKTVDIDVKVEGGGFMGQAIASRAAIAKALLAFTKDEKLRKKFIAYDRLMVVDDPRRVESKKPLGKKARKKKQKSKR, translated from the coding sequence ATGGCTGAAGAAATCGCAAAGGAAAAAAAGAAGCGCAGGAAAAAGGTCAAAACCGGCGTGAACTCGAAAAGCAAGAGAAAAATGGCTACGGCGAGAGCCACCATAACCGCTGGCAAGGGCTCAATCAAGGTGAACAGCCGCGGCATCGAAACAATCGAGTCAAAATACTTGCAGGAAATAGCAATGGAGCCATTGTCGTTGGCACCGGAACTCGCAAAAACCGTTGACATTGACGTCAAGGTCGAGGGCGGCGGCTTCATGGGACAGGCAATCGCAAGCAGGGCCGCAATTGCAAAAGCGCTTCTGGCATTCACCAAAGACGAGAAGCTGAGGAAAAAATTCATTGCCTATGACAGGCTCATGGTCGTCGACGACCCCAGAAGGGTTGAAAGCAAGAAGCCTTTGGGTAAAAAGGCAAGAAAGAAGAAACAGAAAAGCAAGAGGTAA
- a CDS encoding 50S ribosomal protein L30, translating to MTLIAAVRIRGGVHLKPDTKKTLELLGLGKNNSMVLVADRPETGGMLSKAQSFIAFGEIDQETLETLLRKRGKKTRNATNAETGTKAKGKKAEAESFDKLAAQLLAGKKPEELGIRNFFRLKAPRKGFERLGIKQAFVVGGASGNRGKEINALLKRMV from the coding sequence ATGACATTGATTGCTGCAGTAAGGATCAGGGGCGGGGTCCACCTCAAACCCGATACCAAGAAAACGCTTGAACTGCTCGGGCTGGGAAAAAACAACAGCATGGTTCTGGTTGCCGACAGGCCCGAAACAGGGGGAATGCTTTCAAAGGCGCAGTCGTTCATAGCGTTCGGCGAAATCGACCAGGAAACGCTTGAAACACTGCTCAGGAAAAGGGGCAAAAAAACGAGGAATGCAACGAACGCGGAAACCGGAACAAAGGCCAAAGGCAAAAAGGCGGAAGCGGAATCGTTTGATAAACTGGCTGCACAGCTGCTTGCGGGCAAAAAGCCGGAAGAGCTCGGCATCCGGAATTTTTTCAGGCTCAAGGCGCCGAGAAAGGGCTTTGAAAGGCTCGGCATAAAGCAGGCTTTTGTCGTGGGCGGGGCCTCGGGCAACAGGGGAAAGGAAATAAATGCCCTCTTAAAAAGAATGGTTTGA
- a CDS encoding ECF transporter S component, whose product MQKTLTQASQKPQLKAEGIARQIFSEVKGSKFKDEAKATALFLGLVAAATAGRIALQFVPSVEPIIPFAVLAGLLFGAREGFALGGSAYIMSNFFIWGLQGPWTVFQALGAGLAGMVAGFAGKAKKPTWIDLVVLSVLGTVLFEAIMNISGAFMGIGAGVFGLGLLAIPLYFLTSLPFSLVHIISNVAFALALKPLLKWRKNNGFKAISFSRTAAGTTTSVRLYKSDD is encoded by the coding sequence GTGCAGAAAACTCTAACACAAGCCAGCCAGAAGCCGCAACTAAAGGCGGAAGGCATCGCCAGGCAGATTTTTTCTGAAGTAAAGGGTTCCAAGTTCAAGGACGAGGCGAAGGCAACTGCATTGTTCTTGGGCCTTGTGGCGGCTGCAACCGCCGGAAGAATAGCGTTGCAGTTCGTGCCATCCGTTGAGCCGATCATTCCGTTTGCAGTGCTTGCAGGCCTGCTTTTCGGCGCACGGGAAGGCTTTGCCCTTGGCGGCTCGGCTTACATCATGTCAAACTTTTTCATCTGGGGCCTGCAGGGGCCCTGGACTGTCTTCCAGGCGCTCGGAGCAGGCCTGGCGGGCATGGTTGCAGGCTTTGCAGGAAAAGCGAAAAAGCCGACCTGGATTGACCTTGTTGTGCTAAGCGTCCTGGGCACGGTTTTATTTGAAGCCATAATGAACATTTCAGGCGCGTTCATGGGCATTGGCGCGGGCGTTTTCGGCCTGGGGCTGCTGGCAATTCCGCTGTATTTCCTAACATCCCTGCCGTTTTCACTCGTTCACATTATTTCGAATGTGGCTTTTGCGTTGGCGCTCAAGCCGCTGCTCAAATGGAGGAAAAACAATGGATTCAAGGCAATCAGCTTTAGCCGCACTGCTGCTGGCACTACTACTAGTGTCAGGCTGTACAAGTCAGACGACTGA
- the rplM gene encoding 50S ribosomal protein L13: protein MNVDASNLVVGRLASVLAKKALAGEKINVVNAEKAGFTGSRVGLAEKWKTRLNLTAKGNPHMSPKWSRMPDKIVRKAIKGMLPSERASGRKAYANVKVFIGVPEELKNEKLETVESALSEKKHNFVTVEELSAMLGAKW, encoded by the coding sequence ATGAACGTTGACGCTTCAAACCTCGTTGTTGGAAGGCTTGCTTCCGTGCTGGCAAAAAAAGCGCTTGCGGGCGAAAAAATCAACGTGGTGAACGCCGAAAAGGCGGGCTTCACGGGCTCAAGGGTCGGGCTTGCGGAAAAATGGAAGACAAGGCTCAACCTTACCGCAAAAGGCAATCCCCACATGAGCCCCAAATGGAGCAGGATGCCGGACAAGATTGTCAGGAAGGCAATCAAGGGAATGCTGCCGTCCGAGAGGGCAAGCGGAAGAAAGGCGTACGCGAACGTCAAGGTCTTCATAGGCGTGCCGGAAGAACTCAAAAACGAAAAGCTTGAAACCGTTGAAAGCGCGCTGAGCGAAAAAAAGCACAACTTTGTCACGGTCGAAGAATTAAGCGCGATGCTGGGCGCAAAATGGTGA
- a CDS encoding 30S ribosomal protein S4, translating into MGDPKKTTKKFEGPKKRWESATLAVERELKKKYGLKNKRELWKTKTMLRQKRETARKLIATPLEKRGDSQQKFIESLVRQGLLEPKATLDDVLGLTIEAFLERRLQTVAYRKGIANSAVQARQFITHGHIGVNGRKVSVPGYLVSREQENKVGFYGKEILKEAVQEKSKAALKKEFEAAKGETGENAPETEAAAGEVTENA; encoded by the coding sequence ATGGGAGACCCTAAAAAGACCACAAAGAAATTCGAAGGCCCGAAAAAGCGGTGGGAAAGCGCTACGCTTGCAGTTGAAAGGGAGCTTAAGAAAAAATACGGCTTGAAGAACAAGCGCGAGCTGTGGAAGACAAAAACCATGCTCAGGCAGAAAAGGGAAACCGCAAGAAAGCTTATTGCAACGCCGCTGGAAAAAAGGGGCGACTCGCAGCAGAAATTCATTGAAAGCCTTGTAAGGCAGGGCCTGCTCGAACCCAAAGCGACCTTGGACGATGTGCTCGGCCTGACAATCGAGGCATTCCTTGAAAGGAGATTGCAGACAGTCGCTTACAGGAAAGGCATTGCAAACTCGGCTGTGCAGGCAAGGCAGTTCATAACGCATGGCCACATCGGCGTAAACGGCCGCAAGGTAAGCGTTCCGGGCTACCTTGTAAGCAGGGAACAGGAAAACAAGGTCGGCTTTTACGGAAAGGAAATTTTGAAGGAAGCCGTGCAGGAAAAATCCAAGGCGGCGCTCAAAAAAGAATTCGAGGCAGCGAAAGGCGAAACCGGGGAAAACGCACCGGAAACCGAAGCTGCCGCAGGGGAAGTGACAGAAAATGCCTAA
- a CDS encoding DNA-directed RNA polymerase subunit D, with protein MEIKKVSEDNNVSRFVVKGATTTFMNAIRRSAMAHVPVLAIETVSVYENDSVMFDEMLAHRLGLLPVKTDTKSYKEGDKVKLVLEKEGPCTVYSKDIKCADPKIEIASAKIPITKLKKGQKLKLEMEAVMSTGKENSKWQPGIIAFNEVPKLVQKNDSAKPEDILKKAPKDVFELKGKKISMVDPYTFHYSKEKTGEISGGALALDYESDEFVLTVESSGSLPANEILEQAAEALKAKAEEFRKELSKL; from the coding sequence GTGGAGATAAAAAAGGTAAGCGAAGACAACAACGTTTCCAGGTTTGTCGTTAAAGGCGCAACCACGACGTTCATGAACGCAATCCGCAGGTCTGCCATGGCGCACGTGCCCGTGCTCGCAATAGAAACCGTTTCCGTCTACGAAAATGATTCCGTGATGTTCGACGAAATGCTCGCGCATAGGCTCGGCCTGCTGCCCGTGAAAACCGACACCAAATCCTACAAGGAAGGCGACAAGGTAAAGCTCGTGCTTGAAAAGGAAGGCCCGTGCACTGTCTACAGCAAGGACATAAAATGCGCGGACCCGAAAATAGAGATTGCCAGCGCAAAGATTCCGATAACAAAGCTCAAGAAAGGCCAGAAGCTCAAGCTGGAAATGGAAGCAGTCATGTCGACCGGAAAAGAGAATTCGAAATGGCAGCCAGGCATAATCGCGTTCAACGAGGTCCCAAAGCTCGTGCAGAAAAACGATTCTGCCAAGCCCGAGGACATACTCAAAAAGGCGCCGAAAGACGTTTTCGAACTCAAGGGCAAAAAAATTTCGATGGTTGACCCTTACACGTTCCATTATTCAAAGGAAAAAACCGGGGAAATTTCCGGCGGAGCCCTGGCATTGGACTACGAAAGCGACGAATTCGTGCTCACGGTCGAGTCAAGCGGCAGCCTCCCGGCAAACGAAATACTTGAACAGGCAGCGGAAGCGCTGAAAGCAAAAGCGGAGGAATTCAGGAAAGAACTCTCCAAGTTATGA
- a CDS encoding 30S ribosomal protein S11 → MPKETSAHESGQKAQEKAEEKPQAKSQETQQEEAPAYRERREYTPRGKRGIVHLFASHNNTIMLVTDITGAETIAKCSGGQVIKAQHKEGSPYAAMKIAEIAADKAKEKEIFEVDVLVRGPGGNKPASPGPGAEAAIRSLTRNGLRIRKIENVTPLPHDGCRKKKRNRGKRGK, encoded by the coding sequence ATGCCTAAAGAAACAAGCGCGCACGAATCAGGCCAAAAGGCACAGGAAAAAGCGGAAGAAAAGCCGCAGGCCAAAAGCCAGGAAACACAGCAGGAAGAAGCCCCGGCTTACAGGGAACGCAGGGAATACACGCCGAGGGGAAAGCGCGGCATAGTGCACCTTTTCGCGTCACACAACAACACAATCATGCTTGTAACGGACATAACCGGCGCCGAAACAATCGCAAAATGCTCGGGCGGCCAGGTCATAAAGGCACAGCACAAGGAAGGCAGCCCTTACGCTGCAATGAAAATAGCTGAAATAGCGGCTGACAAGGCGAAGGAAAAGGAAATTTTCGAAGTCGACGTTCTGGTCAGGGGGCCGGGCGGCAACAAGCCCGCTTCTCCAGGCCCGGGAGCGGAAGCCGCAATCAGGAGCCTGACAAGAAACGGCCTCAGGATAAGGAAAATAGAAAACGTAACGCCATTGCCGCACGACGGCTGCAGGAAAAAAAAGCGGAACAGGGGCAAAAGGGGAAAGTAA
- a CDS encoding uL15 family ribosomal protein, with protein sequence MKGVEMTVRTRRKKNKLRGQRTHAKGNTKNKRGSGVKGGVGRAGSHKHKFSKYYDAFGKKGKLKTKTNAKALNVGQLQQKLAEWEAKKLVGKEESLTVVDAKKVGFQKILGTGAIKDAVLLKNFKASKRAAKKISEAGGRIEGVEALEEEDEEFEAEETEGDTGETENKK encoded by the coding sequence TTGAAAGGTGTTGAAATGACAGTCAGGACGAGAAGGAAAAAGAACAAGCTGCGCGGCCAGAGGACGCACGCGAAAGGCAACACGAAAAACAAGCGCGGTTCTGGTGTGAAGGGCGGCGTCGGACGGGCGGGAAGCCACAAGCACAAGTTCAGCAAGTACTACGATGCGTTCGGAAAAAAGGGAAAGCTCAAAACAAAAACCAACGCAAAAGCGCTGAACGTCGGGCAGTTGCAGCAAAAGCTTGCGGAATGGGAGGCGAAGAAGCTTGTCGGAAAAGAGGAGAGCCTGACTGTCGTTGACGCAAAAAAAGTCGGTTTCCAGAAAATTCTCGGAACCGGGGCGATAAAGGATGCGGTGCTGCTGAAAAATTTCAAGGCAAGCAAGAGGGCGGCGAAAAAAATAAGCGAAGCCGGCGGCAGGATCGAGGGAGTGGAAGCCCTGGAGGAAGAGGACGAAGAGTTCGAGGCAGAGGAAACGGAAGGCGACACGGGGGAAACAGAAAACAAGAAATAG